Proteins from a single region of Rhodospirillales bacterium:
- a CDS encoding phosphoglycerate dehydrogenase encodes MAKVLISDKLDPLAVEIFEKNGIEVDFKPGLSPEEQLAIIDQYDGLAVRSATTATPELIRAGKKLKVIGRAGIGVDNIDIPTATENGVVVMNTPFGNSITTAEHAIAMMFALARQIPQANESTHAGKWEKKKFMGTELYNKTLGVIGCGNIGGIAATRGVGLKMHVIAFDPYLTEERAADLGVTKVELDELLENADFITIHVPKNDKTANLINKDSIAKMKDGVRIINCARGGIVNEADLKVALESGKVAGAALDVFEKEPATNNPLFGMDNVVCTPHLGAATTEAQVNVALQVAEQMSDYLNTGAVMNAINMASISAEDAPKLKPYLKLAEQLGSFAGQISNTAIKKIEIEYEGTITQVNTDPITSTLLASLLGQQTESVNMVNAMQVAHARGIELKQSYNDESKNWRSMINVIVTSEERTRNVTGTLFTGKEPRIVNIEGVPIEVALKPHMIFIRNDDQPGMIGELGTLLGQEGLNIADFRLGRKEDASGAICLVALDGPVNDEVFAKIKAQKQITSAKRLSF; translated from the coding sequence AAACCCGGCCTTTCCCCCGAGGAACAGCTGGCGATTATCGATCAATATGACGGGCTGGCGGTGCGCAGCGCGACAACGGCGACGCCCGAATTGATCAGGGCTGGCAAGAAACTGAAAGTGATCGGCCGGGCGGGTATTGGCGTGGACAATATCGATATTCCTACCGCCACAGAAAACGGCGTCGTGGTGATGAACACGCCGTTTGGAAACTCTATAACCACGGCTGAACACGCGATTGCGATGATGTTTGCGCTGGCGCGGCAGATCCCGCAGGCCAATGAATCGACGCATGCCGGAAAGTGGGAAAAGAAAAAATTCATGGGCACAGAGCTGTATAACAAAACTCTGGGCGTAATCGGCTGCGGAAATATTGGCGGCATCGCGGCCACCCGCGGCGTTGGCCTTAAAATGCATGTGATTGCGTTTGATCCGTATCTTACGGAAGAGCGTGCGGCGGATCTGGGCGTTACGAAGGTCGAGTTGGATGAATTGTTGGAAAATGCCGATTTTATCACCATTCATGTGCCGAAAAACGACAAGACGGCGAATCTGATCAACAAAGATTCAATCGCGAAAATGAAAGACGGCGTGCGGATTATCAACTGCGCGCGCGGCGGGATCGTCAATGAAGCCGATCTGAAAGTAGCGCTGGAATCCGGGAAAGTGGCCGGCGCGGCGCTGGACGTGTTTGAAAAAGAACCGGCGACGAACAATCCGCTGTTTGGCATGGATAATGTGGTGTGTACGCCGCATCTGGGCGCGGCGACGACCGAAGCGCAGGTCAATGTCGCGCTGCAAGTGGCCGAGCAGATGAGCGATTATCTCAATACCGGCGCGGTAATGAATGCGATCAATATGGCCTCGATTTCTGCTGAAGATGCGCCGAAGCTGAAACCCTATCTGAAATTGGCCGAACAGCTTGGCAGTTTTGCCGGGCAGATCAGCAATACGGCGATCAAGAAAATCGAGATTGAGTATGAAGGCACGATTACGCAGGTCAATACCGACCCGATTACCTCAACCTTACTGGCGAGCCTGCTGGGGCAGCAAACCGAGAGCGTGAATATGGTCAATGCGATGCAGGTGGCGCACGCCCGCGGGATTGAGCTCAAGCAAAGCTATAACGACGAGTCGAAAAACTGGCGCAGCATGATTAACGTGATTGTGACATCCGAGGAACGCACGCGCAATGTGACGGGCACGCTCTTTACCGGCAAGGAGCCGCGCATCGTCAATATCGAAGGCGTGCCGATCGAGGTGGCGCTCAAACCGCACATGATCTTCATCCGCAACGATGACCAGCCGGGCATGATCGGTGAGCTGGGTACGCTGCTGGGGCAAGAGGGCCTGAACATTGCCGATTTCCGCTTGGGACGCAAGGAGGATGCTTCGGGCGCAATTTGTCTGGTGGCGCTGGACGGCCCGGTCAATGACGAGGTGTTTGCGAAGATCAAGGCGCAAAAGCAAATTACCAGCGCCAAGCGGCTGTCGTTTTAG